A segment of the Arachis hypogaea cultivar Tifrunner chromosome 5, arahy.Tifrunner.gnm2.J5K5, whole genome shotgun sequence genome:
attaaatttaaaatatatatatttttctaattcaaaaaaagaaagatttttttttatatcactTGATATATAGCATTCAAACACACACTCATATCTTACCTAATGTTCACTGTACTTTTACTTCTCTGCCGAAATACCATTAGGAATAATAATCCTTTATTTTGTGGCTGTTGCTTTCAAATAGCACAATTAAATCATAGTAATACCTAACCCGGCCTATATAGTACTATTTCATTCTTCAATTAAATATACtaattataaatactaaaaagattgaaaaagatttatttttttcccCTGTCGGTATGATAATTTTAATGTTATCATGATTGCCTAAGCccaaaggaaacaaactaaattaTATTCAGAGTCCAACTGGGATTTGCAAACTCTCCCAAAGAGTCTACTATTTATGAAAAAAGGCATCGCAACCCAAAATACAAGCCATAATGCTAacctatttatataaaaaaaaaagaggtgaatTCTATGATGTAGAAAGAAAAATTCTTCTACATGTGTATGTTTGTGTTGTCAAAAAGGTAGTGTAACAAGTGTTTAGAAAGAGAATAAATCAATAGACAAGATTTGACATGTTACAAGTAAAATGTAGTATATTTTGTCTTATGTAACATGTAAATAATGTATTGATTAAATAggctaattatatttatgttaattaattattaaagataATATTAGACCttgtatgattttttatttttggactttTTGAATGTACGCTCTCTCTCTCCAAAAATATTAACtttacacacaaaaatttattaatatttatttattttaatatattcttttttttcttttttgatgacTTAGATATATTcagtttcacaaatataaaaatatatttacatattttaaccaacaaaaaaagATATAACTTTACGTATTTACATACATTTAAATTAAtggtaatatttatatatatttaatttaaatattatatcaatatatcTGTCAATATTATTCTGGGTACAtatagatatttataaaaaaatattattcaaacaaTACATATTCTTGACATCTTATAAAAAtagtttgttattaattatttatatatttaaaattttttaattaataaaacaaaaaatatatatttaattgtttaaaaaatattgatgtcAAAATAGCATTTGTAATACTGCCATTTTATGGTGTAGAAAGAGAGAATATATATTTTGGGAgagttgattttttaaaaaaattaaaattgatataaaaaattttgtttttttttgttataaagggaaattaaaaataaatttaattttaatgtagtataaaataattttatatttacatcTAATGACGTAACAttacattaacaaaaataattactttttatagaCGGTCATCCAAAAGATCAAACATAATTACAcgattgtgtaaaatattttacactgtcaatacatcaaaattaaactcactaAAAATATGTACACCCAAAATTTGTAGACATATAGAAAAATATGGTAGACAccaagaaaaatataagaaaatatagTTATTTTTCGGTATTATGTAGAAGATATCTTGTTATTTTGTTTGCattaaaatatctatttatagttgtttataaaaaataattaaaagaaaattttaaatactaaaaaaagaaaaatcttttaataattaatatttcaaaaaaaattgtctaaaaaaaattaaatacttcaAGTTATTATTGGAATATTTTAGATGTAacctattatttataattaaattattaattttttataatgaataAACTAtgttattgtgtaaatatttaatatttattattttattaaacgaaaaaaatatgTCTAAACAGATTTAACAAAACTACATTATTAATTTCTCTTTAAAAGCATAGAAGTGTGTTGaagaaagataattatttttctaatatatattataccttcattaatttaatttaaaataaatattaataaatttttgtgtgtaaaaattaatttttcaaatgatatttattatgtaaataaaaataattaattgaattttattttttcaagtaatatgagttgaaaaaaaaattattaatttagatgaaaaactaataaaaaagaaaaatttaattaattattaaaaaagacaagagaagaattaataattataattattattttttcaattatttcaaTAAAGCGCTTCTGCACTAATACATTATACATGCCTTGTACAAATGTGCTCTACTTTTACAACTTACATCATTGTAAAAGGTGCATACACAATAATAATATATGTACATATATTCTTTTTATTCATGAATAACTGCAGCATAATAAACTATATCATAGTTTATTAACACAAAGTTATTCatgtctaaaaaaaaaaaactatatagaagtttttaattatagtgatcataattaataattagttattcaaAGATAGTCATTATTATCACTTTTGCCATTGATGATGATCATGTTTGATTTCCCATGATTAGAAGAACTCCAACAAACAACAAAGTCAAGATTGTAAAACACCGGCAACATAGCCATGAAGCACAACAAAACAAGGATTGGGCCAAAGATCCAAAGCAATAAAGGGAGTGCCAAGTAGAAGATCCTGTTCCCCACAGTGTTCAAAATACTTCCCTTCTCCAAAATCTCATTCAAATATTCCGGTGTTACCATAGACTTAGAGAGTGCTTCTTGTGGTGTGCAAATTAGTATGGCCAATTCATTCAAGAACATAATTGATAAGCTATGGCAGAAAAATGAGAATAAGAATATGGTAAGAAGCGTCACATATTTGAGCGCCACCATAAATTCGCCGTGTGCGCCATAGGTAATATCGTCTAGAGGTTTTTTTACGCTATAAGTGCTGCTTATCACGGCGGCCAAGCCCGCCGAGAGAAGAATGGAAGTGGTGGCCATAAGAGTTGATCCCATTATAAGGTTTCGGAGACTTTGAGCTACTAAGATGTTCTTCTTTTCAATGTCCTAAAAAAATGGACAaaaatgttttcaattttttttttttactattttttcatGACATATTCTAAGCGtatataacaattatataaaGTGTAATGCAAaataatctttcaaaattttaaatttaaagcaAATCTATTATTTCTCATCAAAATATAGAGATTATATATACTAGTGTATTAATAGGAGGTGCTAACATACCTATTAATTcagcatttttttttatataaatatctatcataataataaaaaatttgaaatcagTCAAAATACTAAATATGTCTCACTAAAATCAAACGGTTAGTACTAGTTATGAgtttaattattgaaattaatAGGTTTTATTACACAGTTGTTCgctatatttttaatgaaattacaaattagtttttacactttaaaagtttgtaattagattcctaaaaaaattaaaatttgtaatttagtctCTATCGTTTAAAAagtatttgatttaaaaaaatattctcaacatattctctattttaaacATGTGACCTGTACATGTTTGACAATAGggactaatttatatttttagtgaaaatatgaggaCCAACCATGTAATTTAACCATTTGAAAATGACCAAAAACTCCCTAGGCTATCTGAACCTACCCTGTCCCTCCCCaactctctcactctcactttctCATTTTCTAAAATGGCACTTCAATCCCAATGCTCTCTGTCTCTCACCTCGATTCACCATCGCTATGCCTCTCGCCTCCGTCGTTGTGCCAGATTTACTGATAAATTGAGTTGCTATTTTTATGTTGATTTATTGCTATTTTCTTCTTAGACattgaattgtttgatttgaATATGTTTGGGATTGGAATTGTTCTCTTTTATTTATCGGTGTTCAGTATTTGGtttagaagagaagaaaaagttgtCGGATAAGAGAGGCGAGATGGAGGAAGGAGGCGAGACCCAACTCGTGAGCACAAATACGGTGGATCCAGCGCGGCGATGGTGAACCAAGGTGAAAGACAGAGAGTACTGGAATTGGAGTGTCGTTTTAGAAAGTGAAAAAGTGAGAGTGAGGGAACTGGGGAGGGACATGGTAGGTTCAGATAACTTAGAGAGTTTTTGGTAATTTTCAAATGGTTAAATTACACTGTTAGTCTCCATACTTTCactaaaattacaaattaatccctATTGTCAAACATGTGTAGTTCACATgtttaaaatagagaatatgttgagaatattattctgttaaatcaaacactttttgaaTGGTCGGaattaaattacaaattttaattttcttgaaggacctaattataaatttttaaagtgtaGAGACCAGTTTATAATTTCATTGAAAATGTAGAAATTAACTCTGTAATTTAACCAAATTAATAACATTTCTTCAtttataatgaaaaatatttttaaaaaataacacattAAATTACTTTCATATTCTCTTTATATAATAGATAGAATAATAGATAGATATTAATTTCAAAGAGTTCAAACACGTAGCTCTTTCGTTTAGTTTATAAatggtaaaataaaaatcaaattgaaaGTTAGGTAAAGTTCAAGTATATACATACATTAATACATTATAGATGCTTTTTCTACCATTCCAAAGCAAAAGTCCAGAAGAGTTATATATTGATGAgcgaaatttaattttctttctcttttgaaaaaaaaaactcttgaaatatatataaaataattaaaacaaagcATAGTAATATGTGTAATATGTAACATATATGAAAagtaataagagtgcaaattatgtgatattgattaaattaattttgatgagAATATATAATAATACCTTCAACATGGCAGGGACCCAAAAGCGTCGAGCATTGGCATTGATTCCGATAGAGGTGGAAAAAGGGTGTGTGCGAGTCTTATGCCACAACCAAATATGATAACAAATACTCATAAGAATTCCTAATGGCACTAACATCAAATCCAGATAACATTTTCTCCactccatttttttttattttattcttattctaattccaattctctcttctctatctcctatatatatatatacttggagATTGGAGAGTGGTCATCTTTATCCAAAATCAAAGGACAGCGACAAATGATGATGGTTAGTGATACGAATTacttaattctttttttatattttagggaAAGGCAATGCTTAAGAAACAATAAAGATAgttgacattaattttaaaaaggcaataataataataatgcttgAGAAGCTAGCTAAGAAATTATAAACTTAGTTTAGAtcaattttagtttttcttcttcttagaaTAACGAGTACTACTGCGAGagattttctttaaataatatatCAAGTTATCAACTATataaatatacccaaaaaaaatTGTCATCAAATAGTTAAACGAGATACtaatgaattataactcaaatgacatagtcttttcATACTCACTTAAAGAGGTCGCCAATTCGAATTttctatctttagtaaaaaaaaaaaaagttaaacgaGACATTCTGATTTTTAGACCTGATAATAATGCTTAAGTAGCTAGGGCTAAGAAATTATAAACATATATAGTAtagtttattaaatttatttttttcccctTCTTAATTAGAATAACGAGTGCTACTGCGACAGgctttttttttaatactataTTAACTAtacaaatgtaaaaaaaaaaaaaaaataagcatcaaatcaattaaaattgTCAAATGAGACAGTCCGTTTAAAGCCACAGGTTATACAAGCTGCCACTTTTGCAAAAAATCTTAAATAGACAAAGTTTTTTAGTGGATTAATCTGTttaattcgtttttttttttggattaatcaaattcattttatttagttCAAAATTTAAAGGGTTTAATTTAGAAGTAAAAATAACCCTGTTTAAATAGGTGAACGAGCTAGCTCGATAGATTTAATTCATTCTAAATTTTAATGatcctaaaattaattatttatataaaatatatattaaaatataaatacacattgaaaataaattaaataatatacatttttatataaaatataaataactattttgatagttaattttttatataaatataatattttttataatctaTATAAAATAATggctttaaattttaaatttaatagcaTTAAAAACTATTAAATCTTACTCTATTAATAAAAACATGCAACTTTATTTGCATTATTAATTAAAAGTATGAGAAAATGAAATGTATAATAATTACTATAATGATTTTTTATTACTTTACAAGTGTTCTTTGTTTGCAAAATCCGTAACGCAATTGCCTTCAATACATTTTATAAAGTATACATATAGAGACATATAATTTGTGCCCATCTGTATCACTTTAAACACAACTaggtttcctttctttttcttctttgtcgTTTGGTTATTGTTTCGTGTGGTTTCAAAATGATGAAACTAACCCTAGTGTATGTATAATAGGTTCCCTTTTGCTTTTGTCtctgaaataaaaatatatggaaATAAGAGATAagcaattttgtttttattttgaggttaaaaatatatctatttatgtattttattctattaattaagtttttaaaataagtaattttatgatatgatattagattttttatgacttaaaaatttagaatttaactcttattaacataaaaaaattaacatataaggttaataaaaaaaagaaaagtttatGCACAAATTTATACAATAAAAAAAGAGTTACAAAAACTTAGAAAAAAGTGATTTCATGATAAACGACAAAAGTAGTGACACAAAAACCTTTtgtttgagaaaaataaaaaaatcatgtattttcttttatttttaaaagaaattaacgggcattttcattttttttcgttACTCCTTATCTTTATATTTCTATCTCAGATATAATATCTAAATATagtttgaaaaattatatattttcttttaaaaaagctAAATATTTTCCACTTTtcttatctaataataataataataataataataataataataataataataataataataataataataataatattgttagttttagttttggtcaatttaaaaaaaaaaaaaaacagggggTTAGGCCcttatcattattttatttggTGTTACTTTTTTAAAAGTctctatattaaataattaatgtatTCATCATTT
Coding sequences within it:
- the LOC112799737 gene encoding uncharacterized protein, whose amino-acid sequence is MEWRKCYLDLMLVPLGILMSICYHIWLWHKTRTHPFSTSIGINANARRFWVPAMLKDIEKKNILVAQSLRNLIMGSTLMATTSILLSAGLAAVISSTYSVKKPLDDITYGAHGEFMVALKYVTLLTIFLFSFFCHSLSIMFLNELAILICTPQEALSKSMVTPEYLNEILEKGSILNTVGNRIFYLALPLLLWIFGPILVLLCFMAMLPVFYNLDFVVCWSSSNHGKSNMIIINGKSDNNDYL